The following proteins are encoded in a genomic region of Zea mays cultivar B73 chromosome 9, Zm-B73-REFERENCE-NAM-5.0, whole genome shotgun sequence:
- the LOC100381920 gene encoding uncharacterized protein LOC100381920 — protein MAASHGAGTLKSTSINGVKLYSLNGGRYVAPWVVAKKKRALRKDKEYQRRLDLIHDLRFETATTKIKLTPDDQYLIASGIYPPQVKVYELKELSMKFERHMISEIVDFQILGDDYSKLAFLCADRSVNLHAKYGSHYSLRIPRVGRDMAYDCWSCDLLCAASSPDLYRINLEQGRFLASLSSESPAINAVTRSKIHGLVACGGEDGAVECFDMRKKTSVGRINIPAVSSEDYSQEVTSLQFDEDQGYFMAVGTSTGKISIYDLRMSSPLRVKDHMYGSPILNIKWHQTLNCTEPKLITADKHIVRIWDPNTGNNMTSIEPDGGAINDVCVFRNSGLVLLALDNSQIPAHFIPALGPAPKWCSHLDNLTEEMEEKPDTTLFDEYKFLTKEEMERLNLTQYIGSSAVRAYLHGFIVRYELYKKQRAAVAPVEYEIIKDEIKKNKLEAQRKSRITQVVKIPKVNRQIMDSIREDEIDLDMENVDKSSIKKKKRKLELNKAILDDDRFKEMFENKDFEIDEESKEYLALHPQAATKEPRLIEEHFDSVSEDDQQSDGNISDTLAESDSDDVMHNSKRIRLYEVKDEHHAEAFLNSVSLSNEDAVPLEDRIAALERKQNSKALDAVKYGPGGSREISFFSKSRRRHKEESSSDDEPKGVKKRAVQPLGLKQGKAEFYMFGGNRGRGRGGGGRGGGGRGRGGGGRGRGGGRGRGRGRG, from the exons ATGGCGGCAAGCCACGGCGCGGGGACGCTCAAGTCCACCTCCATCAACGGGGTCAAGCTCTACTCGCTCAACGGCGGCCGCTATGTCGCCCCCTGGGTCGTCGCGAAGAAGAAGCGCGCCCTCCGCAAGGACAAAG AGTATCAGCGGAGGCTGGATTTGATCCACGACCTGAGGTTCGAGACCGCCACCACCAAGATCAAGCTGACGCCCGATGACCAGTACCTGATCGCCTCAG GTATTTACCCCCCGCAAGTTAAAGTCTACGAGTTGAAGGAATTGTCGATGAAGTTCGAGCGGCACATGATCTCAGAAATTGTAGATTTCCAG ATCCTTGGTGATGACTATTCCAAACTCGCGTTTTTGTGTGCTGATCGTTCTGTAAATTTGCACGCTAAGTATGGAAGCCATTATAGCTTGAGAATTCCAAG AGTGGGAAGGGACATGGCCTACGATTGCTGGTCCTGCGACTTGCTATGTGCTGCTTCATCACCAGATCTGTACAGGATAAACCTAGAGCAG GGACGATTCCTTGCTTCTCTTTCCTCCGAATCACCAGCAATAAATGCGGTTACACGAAG TAAGATCCATGGGCTTGTTGCTTGCGGTGGTGAGGATGGTGCGGTTGAGTGTTTTGATATGAGGAAAAAAACTTCTGTTGGCAGAATTAATATTCCAGCTGTTAGTTCTGAAGATTATTCTCAG GAGGTCACGTCTTTGCAATTTGATGAAGATCAAGGATACTTTATGGCAGTGGGGACCAGTACAGGAAAG ATATCAATATATGATTTACGCATGTCTTCTCCTCTGAGAGTTAAGGATCACAT GTATGGTAGCCCAATATTAAATATCAAATGGCACCAGACACTTAATTGTACTGAACCTAAACTGATCACTGCTGATAAGCACATAGTGAGAATCTGGGATCCTAATACA GGAAATAACATGACTAGCATTGAACCAGATGGTGGTGCTATCAATGATGTCTGTGTCTTCCGGAATAGTGGTTTAGTGCTATTAGCCCTGGACAATAGCCAGATACCTGCCCACTTCATTCCTGCGCTCGGCCCTGCTCCAAAGTGGTGTTCACATCTTGATAACTTAACT GAGGAGATGGAAGAGAAACCAGATACAACGCTGTTTGATGAGTACAAGTTCTTGACTAAAGAAGAGATGGAGCGACTGAACCTTACTCAATACATTGGCAGCAGTGCTGTAAGAGCATATTTACATGGATTTATTGTACGTTATGAACTATACAAGAAG CAACGGGCAGCAGTTGCTCCTGTTGAGTACGAGATAATTAAAGATGAGATAAAGAAAAATAAATTAGAAGCTCAGAGAAAATCTCGTATAACG CAAGTCGTcaaaataccgaaggttaacaggcAGATTATGGACAGTATAAGGGAAGATGAAATAGATCTTGATATGGAGAATGTTGATAAATCAAGTattaagaagaagaaaagaaaactaGAACTGAATAAGGCCATTTTGGATGATGATCGGTTCAAAGAAATGTTTGAGAATAAG GATTTTGAAATTGATGAAGAATCAAAAGAATACCTCGCACTTCATCCTCAGGCAGCCACAAAGGAGCCTCGCCTGATTGAAGAACATTTTGATAGTGTTAGCGAGGACGATCAACAATCTGATGGTAACATATCTGACACTCTAGCGGAATCTGACAGTGATGATGTCATGCATAATTCAAAGCGTATAAG GTTATACGAGGTCAAGGATGAACACCATGCGGAAGCATTTTTGAACAGCGTCTCTTTATCAAACGAGGATGCTGTTCCCCTTGAGGATAGGATAGCTGCCCTGGAAAGGAAACAGAACTCCAAAGCACTTGATGCGGTCAAGTACGGGCCTGGTGGCTCACGAGAGATTTCGTTTTTCTCTAAAAGCCGTAGAAGGCACAAGGAAGAGTCGTCTAGCGACGATGAACCCAAGGGTGTCAAAAAGAGAGCTGTGCAGCCGCTGGGCTTGAAGCAGGGAAAAGCCGAGTTCTATATGTTTGGCGGAAATCGTGGCAGAGGTAGAGGCGGTGGTGGCAGAGGTGGAGGCGGTCGAGGAAGAGGTGGAGGTGGTCGAGGAAGAGGTGGAGGACGAGGCAGGGGCAGGGGCAGAGGATGA